Proteins co-encoded in one Myxococcales bacterium genomic window:
- a CDS encoding MoxR family ATPase has protein sequence MPSDIEFNRFTGTDGYVVSGPLIDAVNCAIALERPLLIKGEPGTGKTLLAMHVAEGLGLSMESWHIKSTTKTSDGLYVYDTVQRLNDARFGDGDVSDIRKYIKLGPLGRVFKSPERQLLLIDEIDKADLEFPNDILLELDEMRFTVLETGDEIKANHRPVIIITSNNEKELPDAFLRRCVFHFIEFPERDLMKKIIDVHHPNLDVKLLDQVLVKFYWLRGQDELRKKPSTSELIDWISALLRAGVTTEQVSQSIPFLGALLKNEQDTEALQSYTVEGGTLPKNWSDLGPKYNQ, from the coding sequence ATGCCCTCGGATATAGAATTCAATCGGTTCACCGGAACGGACGGCTATGTGGTGTCCGGTCCGTTGATCGACGCAGTCAACTGCGCGATCGCCCTCGAACGCCCGCTTCTCATCAAGGGGGAGCCGGGAACGGGCAAGACATTGCTCGCGATGCACGTGGCCGAGGGCCTGGGACTTTCGATGGAGTCCTGGCACATCAAGTCGACGACGAAGACCTCGGACGGACTCTACGTCTACGACACGGTACAGCGGCTCAACGATGCGCGTTTTGGCGACGGAGATGTTTCCGACATCCGCAAGTACATAAAGCTCGGCCCGCTGGGCCGCGTCTTCAAATCGCCGGAACGACAGCTCCTGCTGATCGACGAAATCGACAAGGCGGATCTCGAGTTTCCCAACGACATCCTGCTCGAGCTGGACGAAATGCGTTTCACCGTGCTGGAGACCGGGGACGAGATCAAGGCCAACCATCGACCCGTGATCATCATTACATCGAACAACGAAAAAGAACTGCCCGACGCCTTCCTGCGGCGCTGTGTTTTTCACTTCATTGAGTTTCCCGAGCGAGATCTGATGAAGAAGATCATCGATGTCCACCACCCGAACCTCGATGTAAAACTTCTCGATCAGGTATTGGTCAAGTTCTACTGGCTTCGCGGCCAGGACGAGCTGCGCAAGAAGCCCTCGACCTCGGAATTGATCGATTGGATTTCTGCGCTGCTTCGTGCGGGGGTGACGACCGAACAGGTTTCTCAGTCCATTCCCTTTCTGGGAGCGCTGCTCAAGAACGAGCAGGACACCGAAGCGCTACAGAGCTACACGGTTGAAGGCGGGACGCTTCCGAAGAACTGGAGCGATCTCGGTCCCAAGTACAATCAATAG